A genome region from Cognatishimia activa includes the following:
- a CDS encoding TlpA family protein disulfide reductase produces the protein MGILRSSVLYMALALSANTAFADIETANGLREGDMKKLVFHSEARDVSDAAFVTAEGDMTLEAFEGKHVLLNFWATWCAPCRKEMPMLAELQTELGGDDFEVVTIATGRNMPVAIDKFFKDIEVDNLTKHRDPKMDVARDMSVFGLPVTVIIDPEGREIARLQGDADWSSDSAKAVLSALIGTDAEGS, from the coding sequence ATGGGTATTTTACGTTCTAGCGTGCTTTATATGGCCTTGGCCCTAAGCGCAAATACAGCTTTCGCAGATATCGAGACCGCGAATGGCCTGCGTGAAGGCGACATGAAGAAGCTTGTCTTTCACAGCGAGGCACGCGACGTCAGTGACGCGGCCTTTGTGACAGCCGAGGGCGACATGACGCTGGAAGCCTTTGAAGGCAAACATGTGCTTTTGAACTTCTGGGCCACATGGTGCGCACCCTGCCGCAAAGAAATGCCGATGTTGGCTGAGCTGCAAACGGAACTGGGCGGTGATGATTTTGAGGTCGTGACCATCGCGACCGGGCGCAACATGCCTGTGGCGATCGATAAGTTCTTTAAAGACATCGAGGTCGACAACCTCACCAAACACCGCGACCCGAAAATGGATGTTGCGCGTGACATGAGTGTCTTTGGTCTGCCGGTCACTGTGATCATCGATCCAGAGGGCCGCGAGATTGCGCGCCTGCAAGGCGATGCGGATTGGTCAAGCGACAGTGCCAAGGCCGTTTTGTCCGCATTGATCGGTACCGACGCCGAAGGCAGCTGA
- a CDS encoding EAL domain-containing protein — translation MDIRTKAFRAERLSNPLDEAVKLRDKSILEMVRAAVFHQEVTLAFQPIFGQKNPKQPRFYESLIRVLDETGRFIPAAQFLPFVQHDEIARELDRLALKLSLERLVKHPNLCLSVNMSARSIGYRPWMDTLNNALRVYPDINKRLILEISEGSVVEMPELVADFMPDLQNRGVSFCLDDYGAEHTSFKILHDRYFEFVKLDGSYTQRVYESQEKQILANTVATMLRRLGIHSVATKVESQLEARMMKNLGFSYLQGFYLSAPTVSPPWDPVQTSPTMA, via the coding sequence ATGGATATCCGCACAAAAGCATTCAGGGCCGAAAGGCTCAGCAACCCTCTGGATGAAGCAGTGAAGCTTCGCGACAAGTCCATTCTTGAAATGGTGCGAGCGGCCGTCTTCCATCAAGAAGTCACGCTGGCTTTTCAGCCGATCTTTGGTCAAAAAAACCCGAAGCAGCCCAGGTTTTACGAAAGCCTCATCAGGGTTCTGGATGAAACCGGCCGCTTCATCCCGGCCGCGCAATTTCTACCCTTCGTTCAGCATGACGAAATCGCGCGAGAGCTTGACCGCCTTGCATTGAAACTCAGCCTGGAGCGTCTGGTCAAACACCCGAACCTCTGTTTGTCGGTCAACATGTCGGCGCGCTCAATCGGATATCGCCCTTGGATGGATACCCTGAACAACGCGCTGCGCGTCTATCCAGATATCAACAAGCGACTTATCCTTGAAATTTCAGAGGGTTCGGTCGTCGAAATGCCAGAACTCGTCGCGGATTTCATGCCGGACCTGCAAAATCGCGGCGTGTCATTCTGTTTGGATGACTATGGCGCTGAGCATACGTCATTTAAGATATTGCACGACAGGTACTTTGAGTTTGTGAAGCTGGATGGCAGCTACACGCAGCGGGTCTACGAAAGTCAGGAAAAGCAAATCCTCGCAAATACAGTCGCGACCATGTTGCGACGTTTGGGTATCCATAGTGTCGCGACGAAAGTTGAATCTCAACTAGAAGCGCGCATGATGAAGAACCTCGGATTCAGCTATCTTCAAGGTTTCTATTTATCTGCGCCAACCGTTTCTCCACCTTGGGATCCGGTGCAGACCTCCCCCACGATGGCTTAA
- a CDS encoding acetyl-CoA C-acetyltransferase, which produces MTNVVIASAARTAVGSFGGSFANTAAHDLGATVLEAVVERAGVAKEEVSETILGQVLTAGQGQNPARQAHINAGLPKESSAWGINQVCGSGLRAVALAAQHIQLGDASIVAAGGQENMTLSPHVAHLRAGHKMGDMKYIDSMIRDGLWDAFNGYHMGQTAENVAEQWQISRDMQDEFALASQNKAEAAQKAGKFDDEITPFTVKTRKGDIVVDKDEYIRHGATIESMQKLRPAFVRDGGTVTAANASGLNDGAAAALLMSADEAEKRGIEPLARIASYATAGLDPSVMGVGPIYASRKALDKAGWSVSDLDLVEANEAFAAQACAVNKDMGWDPAIVNVNGGAIAIGHPIGASGCRVLNTLLFEMKRRDAKKGLATLCIGGGMGVALCVERP; this is translated from the coding sequence ATGACAAATGTAGTTATCGCATCCGCCGCCCGTACCGCTGTCGGGTCTTTCGGTGGGTCTTTTGCCAACACCGCAGCCCACGACCTGGGTGCAACTGTCCTCGAAGCCGTCGTAGAGCGCGCGGGCGTCGCCAAAGAAGAGGTTTCTGAAACCATTCTTGGCCAAGTTCTGACCGCGGGTCAGGGCCAAAACCCAGCTCGCCAAGCGCATATCAATGCAGGCCTGCCAAAAGAAAGCTCTGCCTGGGGCATCAACCAAGTGTGTGGTTCTGGCTTGCGCGCGGTTGCTCTTGCAGCGCAGCACATCCAACTGGGTGATGCCTCCATCGTCGCGGCCGGCGGTCAAGAAAACATGACCCTCTCTCCTCATGTGGCACACCTGCGTGCAGGTCACAAAATGGGCGACATGAAATACATCGACTCTATGATCCGCGATGGTCTGTGGGATGCCTTCAACGGCTATCACATGGGTCAGACCGCCGAGAATGTTGCCGAACAGTGGCAGATTTCGCGTGACATGCAGGACGAATTTGCTCTGGCATCCCAGAACAAAGCCGAAGCCGCGCAGAAGGCCGGCAAGTTCGACGACGAGATCACCCCCTTCACTGTGAAAACCCGCAAGGGCGACATCGTGGTCGACAAAGACGAATACATCCGCCACGGCGCGACCATCGAAAGCATGCAGAAACTGCGCCCAGCATTCGTGCGCGACGGCGGTACAGTGACAGCGGCAAACGCCTCTGGCCTCAACGACGGCGCAGCTGCAGCGTTGCTGATGTCTGCAGACGAAGCCGAAAAGCGCGGCATCGAGCCTCTGGCCCGCATTGCATCTTACGCGACCGCAGGTCTGGACCCATCCGTCATGGGTGTTGGCCCAATCTATGCGTCCCGCAAAGCGCTGGACAAAGCAGGCTGGTCTGTCTCCGATCTGGATCTGGTCGAAGCAAACGAAGCCTTTGCTGCGCAAGCCTGCGCCGTGAACAAAGACATGGGCTGGGACCCTGCAATCGTGAACGTCAACGGCGGCGCGATTGCAATTGGTCACCCAATCGGAGCCTCCGGCTGCCGCGTTCTGAATACTCTGCTGTTTGAAATGAAGCGCCGCGACGCGAAAAAAGGCCTCGCCACGCTCTGCATCGGCGGCGGCATGGGCGTTGCCCTCTGCGTTGAGCGCCCTTAA
- the phbB gene encoding acetoacetyl-CoA reductase: MGRVALVTGGSRGIGEAISKALQAQGCTVAATYAGNDEKAAAFTAETGIKTYKWNVADYEASAAGIAQVEADLGPIDIVIANAGITRDAPFHKMTPDMWNDVINTNLTGVFNTIHPVWPGMRERKFGRIVVISSINGQKGQFAQVNYAATKAGDLGIVKSLAQEGARAGITANAVCPGYIATEMVMAVPEKVRESIIAQIPAGRLGEPEEIARCVAFLASDDAGFVNGSTISANGAQFFV; the protein is encoded by the coding sequence ATGGGAAGAGTTGCACTTGTCACCGGCGGCTCCCGCGGCATCGGCGAAGCGATCTCTAAAGCATTGCAAGCACAGGGCTGCACCGTCGCAGCAACCTACGCTGGCAACGACGAAAAAGCAGCGGCCTTCACCGCTGAAACCGGCATCAAGACATACAAATGGAACGTTGCTGACTACGAGGCCTCTGCAGCAGGCATCGCTCAGGTCGAAGCAGACCTCGGCCCGATCGACATCGTGATCGCAAACGCTGGCATCACCCGCGACGCACCATTCCACAAGATGACACCAGACATGTGGAACGACGTCATCAACACCAACCTGACCGGCGTGTTCAACACCATCCACCCTGTCTGGCCAGGCATGCGCGAGCGCAAGTTCGGCCGCATCGTCGTGATCTCTTCGATCAACGGTCAGAAGGGCCAGTTCGCACAGGTCAACTATGCGGCGACCAAAGCGGGCGATCTGGGCATCGTGAAGTCCTTGGCGCAAGAAGGCGCGCGTGCAGGCATCACCGCAAACGCAGTCTGCCCAGGCTATATCGCTACAGAAATGGTTATGGCGGTTCCTGAGAAAGTACGCGAATCCATCATCGCTCAGATCCCAGCGGGTCGTTTGGGCGAGCCTGAAGAGATCGCGCGCTGCGTGGCCTTCCTGGCGTCTGACGATGCAGGCTTTGTCAACGGCTCCACAATCTCTGCAAACGGCGCACAATTCTTCGTCTAA
- a CDS encoding transcriptional regulator GcvA, whose translation MSDRLPPLTALRAFEAAARHMSFAKAADELNVTPAALSFQIKSLEEHLGQPLFIRLNRAVELTPAGKTLAPGATEGFQALNAAWTSTRRLGDDTTLTVSAGPSLTAKWLAPRLLDFARSHPDIDLRISATLKRIDLRRDQVDVALRFGYDSGDDFYSVPARKEWMSPAMTPAMAEDYPTPESLKDAPLIVDSSIDFLSPPCDWNNWFKSIGIDYTPSRTITFSNADHAIEAACTGVGVVLGRRPLMIKDVLDGRLVVPFKQAIETDARFHFVCLKGAEKRPHIRDFRDWYLAEIEKTAHIWGDMQITPVTEL comes from the coding sequence ATGAGTGATCGCCTACCCCCCTTAACTGCCCTACGTGCCTTTGAGGCCGCCGCCCGCCATATGTCTTTTGCCAAGGCCGCGGATGAATTGAATGTGACGCCCGCCGCGCTGTCGTTTCAGATCAAGTCACTGGAAGAGCATCTGGGCCAGCCCCTGTTCATCCGCCTAAACCGCGCCGTAGAGCTGACCCCCGCCGGCAAAACTCTCGCACCCGGGGCCACCGAAGGGTTTCAGGCCCTCAATGCGGCATGGACGTCGACTCGCCGCCTGGGTGACGACACCACGCTGACGGTTTCCGCAGGACCCTCGCTCACAGCTAAATGGCTTGCGCCCCGCCTGTTGGATTTTGCGCGCAGCCATCCGGACATCGATCTGCGCATTTCAGCCACCCTTAAGCGGATCGATCTAAGACGAGATCAAGTCGATGTGGCCCTACGTTTTGGCTATGACAGTGGCGATGATTTCTATTCCGTGCCGGCCCGCAAGGAATGGATGTCCCCCGCAATGACGCCCGCCATGGCCGAAGATTACCCAACGCCCGAAAGCCTGAAAGACGCGCCTCTGATCGTGGACAGTTCGATTGATTTCCTGTCGCCGCCTTGCGATTGGAACAATTGGTTTAAATCGATCGGTATCGACTACACACCCAGCCGCACCATCACGTTTTCCAATGCAGATCACGCCATCGAAGCCGCCTGCACTGGCGTTGGAGTGGTGTTGGGCCGCCGCCCCTTGATGATCAAAGATGTGCTCGACGGCCGACTCGTCGTCCCTTTTAAACAGGCTATCGAGACCGACGCCCGCTTTCACTTTGTCTGTCTGAAAGGGGCGGAAAAACGACCTCATATTCGCGATTTCAGGGATTGGTACCTCGCCGAAATCGAAAAGACCGCACATATTTGGGGCGACATGCAAATCACCCCCGTGACGGAGCTTTGA
- the yddG gene encoding aromatic amino acid exporter YddG — protein sequence MTRQRATAIGFIAVLLWSFLALFTVGSAPVPPLQLNAICFGIGGSLGLIWTHFNGGLGQLRKIRWTVYAFGTLGIFGYHALYFSALRLAPAAEAGLIAYLWPLLIVLLSGLLPGEHLRRGHMLGGVLGFAGAALIILGGGANFSPENLPGFALAIACALTWSSYSVLSRRLGSVPTASVAIFCLASAVLSLGLHVSLETTQWPTTQLGWLSVFALGLGPVGAAFYVWDIGVKQGDIQLLGTSSYAAPLLSTVVLILVGVAEPSWSLGAAALLITGGAVIAARANA from the coding sequence ATGACCCGCCAACGCGCCACCGCAATAGGATTTATCGCCGTGCTGCTCTGGAGTTTTCTGGCGCTCTTCACGGTTGGCTCAGCGCCTGTACCGCCCTTGCAACTGAACGCAATCTGCTTTGGCATTGGCGGCAGCCTCGGCCTCATCTGGACCCATTTTAACGGAGGCCTCGGCCAGCTGCGCAAAATTCGCTGGACCGTTTACGCCTTTGGCACGCTGGGCATCTTTGGCTATCACGCTCTCTACTTTTCGGCACTCCGCCTCGCCCCCGCTGCCGAAGCAGGCCTCATTGCCTATCTCTGGCCACTTTTGATCGTGCTCTTATCGGGCCTTTTGCCCGGAGAGCACCTGCGCCGCGGCCATATGCTCGGAGGTGTGCTGGGGTTTGCTGGAGCTGCTCTGATCATTCTAGGCGGCGGTGCGAATTTCTCACCAGAGAACCTGCCCGGCTTTGCTCTCGCCATCGCCTGCGCTTTGACTTGGTCCAGCTATTCAGTGCTGTCACGACGCCTGGGATCGGTGCCGACGGCCTCCGTCGCCATCTTTTGCCTTGCGAGCGCGGTCCTTTCGCTCGGCCTGCATGTGAGCCTGGAGACGACACAATGGCCCACCACGCAACTGGGCTGGCTTTCCGTTTTCGCGCTTGGCCTCGGCCCGGTGGGCGCGGCCTTCTATGTCTGGGACATTGGGGTCAAACAGGGGGATATACAGCTTTTGGGCACAAGCTCATATGCCGCGCCGCTGCTGTCGACCGTCGTACTGATTCTCGTAGGGGTTGCAGAACCTAGCTGGTCGCTGGGTGCCGCAGCGCTTTTGATCACAGGAGGCGCTGTCATCGCCGCCCGCGCGAACGCTTAG
- a CDS encoding YdcH family protein, with translation MSVSSHLEELKRKHETLSQQVEQEQRSPGSSDFSIAEMKKQKLKLKEEITRLQA, from the coding sequence ATGAGTGTGAGCTCGCATTTGGAAGAACTGAAACGGAAACACGAAACCCTCTCCCAACAGGTCGAACAAGAGCAACGCTCCCCCGGCTCCAGCGATTTTTCCATCGCGGAAATGAAGAAACAAAAACTTAAGCTAAAAGAAGAAATTACACGGCTTCAAGCGTAA
- a CDS encoding tRNA1(Val) (adenine(37)-N6)-methyltransferase, whose amino-acid sequence MSEKISENEYLGGRVRICQPVKGYRAGVDPVLLAASVPARSGQTVLELGIGVGTAALCLNARVQGLSLTGVEIQPDYADLARENGVANEADLKVIEADLEALPDQVKSVRFDHVIANPPYFDRTAGHAATDLGRETAMGEATPLKTWLEVAARRVAPKGYVSFIHRAERIQDLLRYLPRTLGSVQVQPLQPRISRDAHLVILRARHSGRAPLRLHAPILMHEGRAHTSDAESYTAEIKAVLRDGAPLGMPD is encoded by the coding sequence GTGAGCGAAAAAATCTCGGAAAATGAATATCTTGGCGGCCGTGTGCGGATCTGCCAGCCGGTGAAAGGGTATCGCGCTGGCGTTGATCCTGTGCTCTTGGCGGCCTCGGTGCCTGCGCGATCCGGGCAGACGGTTTTGGAGCTTGGGATCGGCGTTGGGACGGCGGCACTTTGTCTCAATGCGCGTGTGCAGGGTCTGAGCCTGACAGGGGTGGAAATCCAGCCGGACTATGCGGATTTGGCGCGCGAAAACGGTGTGGCCAATGAAGCGGATCTTAAAGTGATCGAGGCGGATCTTGAGGCGCTGCCGGATCAGGTGAAATCCGTGCGATTTGACCACGTTATCGCCAATCCGCCCTATTTTGACCGCACCGCAGGCCATGCAGCGACCGACTTAGGGCGCGAAACGGCCATGGGCGAAGCCACCCCTTTGAAAACATGGCTCGAAGTCGCCGCGCGGCGGGTTGCGCCAAAAGGCTATGTTAGCTTCATCCATCGGGCGGAGCGCATACAGGACCTGCTAAGGTATTTGCCCAGAACACTGGGGTCTGTTCAGGTTCAACCTCTCCAGCCCCGAATTTCCCGCGATGCACATCTTGTGATCCTGCGTGCCCGCCATTCAGGCCGCGCACCGCTACGCCTGCATGCGCCGATTCTGATGCATGAGGGGCGCGCGCATACGAGCGATGCCGAGAGTTATACCGCTGAAATCAAAGCGGTTCTTCGAGATGGCGCTCCGCTTGGGATGCCGGATTAA
- a CDS encoding DUF2007 domain-containing protein: MKELLRTTDPTIIAFASALLQGEGIDCFEMDVNMSVLEGGIGIFPRRLMVRDDMIDRAERVMRDNEIPLGRP, translated from the coding sequence ATGAAAGAGCTTTTACGGACCACGGATCCAACGATCATCGCTTTTGCCTCGGCCCTTCTTCAGGGGGAGGGTATAGACTGCTTTGAAATGGACGTAAATATGAGCGTTCTTGAGGGCGGTATTGGCATATTCCCGCGTCGTTTGATGGTTCGGGATGACATGATTGATCGCGCTGAACGGGTGATGCGCGACAATGAGATCCCTTTGGGGCGCCCGTGA
- a CDS encoding polyprenyl synthetase family protein, whose amino-acid sequence MSLDQAAHKPHEALAALLADDMGRVNDLIAARMASEHAPRIPEVTAHLVGAGGKRLRPLLTLATAQLCGYEGPYHVHLAATVEFIHTATLLHDDVVDESAQRRGRPTANLLWDNKSSVLVGDYLFSRAFQLMVETGSLRVLDILANASATIAEGEVLQLTAAQDLATDESIYLQVVRGKTAALFSAATEVGGVIAGADEAHVKALFDYGDALGIAFQIVDDLLDYQGDTAATGKNVGDDFRERKLTLPLIKAIAKADAEERAFWVRTIEKGKQEDGDLETALELLNRHGALEDTRQDALKWAQDAKNALADLPQHEIKTLLIDLADYVVARIS is encoded by the coding sequence ATGAGTCTGGATCAGGCAGCACATAAACCACATGAAGCGCTGGCGGCGCTCTTGGCGGACGACATGGGTCGTGTGAACGACCTGATTGCAGCGCGCATGGCAAGCGAACATGCGCCGCGTATCCCCGAAGTCACCGCCCATCTGGTCGGCGCGGGCGGCAAGCGTCTGCGGCCTTTGTTGACTTTAGCGACAGCGCAGCTTTGCGGCTATGAGGGCCCCTATCACGTCCATCTGGCCGCCACTGTCGAGTTCATTCACACCGCGACCCTGTTGCATGATGATGTGGTCGACGAGAGCGCGCAGCGTCGGGGACGTCCAACGGCCAATCTGTTGTGGGACAACAAAAGCTCGGTTTTGGTAGGCGACTACCTGTTTTCGCGCGCCTTTCAGTTGATGGTCGAAACTGGATCGCTCCGTGTTCTGGACATTCTGGCAAATGCCTCGGCGACGATTGCAGAAGGCGAAGTCCTGCAGCTGACTGCGGCGCAGGATCTGGCGACGGATGAGAGTATTTATCTGCAGGTTGTGCGTGGCAAAACCGCCGCTCTGTTTTCTGCGGCCACCGAAGTCGGCGGCGTGATTGCGGGGGCGGATGAAGCCCACGTCAAAGCCCTGTTTGACTATGGGGATGCGTTGGGGATTGCCTTCCAGATCGTCGATGACCTGCTGGATTATCAAGGCGATACAGCCGCGACCGGCAAGAACGTCGGTGATGATTTCCGCGAGCGCAAACTGACCCTACCCCTGATCAAAGCCATAGCCAAAGCGGATGCCGAAGAGCGTGCCTTTTGGGTGCGCACGATTGAAAAAGGCAAGCAAGAGGACGGTGATCTTGAGACCGCGCTTGAGCTGCTCAATCGACATGGCGCGCTAGAGGACACCCGTCAGGACGCTTTGAAATGGGCGCAGGACGCGAAAAATGCGTTGGCCGATTTGCCACAACACGAGATCAAAACGCTGTTGATTGATCTGGCCGACTACGTCGTCGCGCGGATTAGCTAA
- a CDS encoding 4-(cytidine 5'-diphospho)-2-C-methyl-D-erythritol kinase: protein MTAKVTAFAPAKINLTLHVTGQRTDGYHLLDSLVAFADIGDEIEACAAPNMSLFVSGPMSEGVPSDSRNLMLKAAKLFDPSGTAALSLTKHLPAASGIGGGSSDAAATLRALAELWDLPLPRTEDVLPLGADLPVCLCPSPQRMSGIGEKLERLPSLPACEILLVNPGIEVATPSIFKTLTSRDNAPMPDVLPNWRSAEDLAAWLHTQRNDLEPPACGLAHEISDALSALEATNPLIARMSGSGATCFALFPANSAKTDTALDAIQQAHPNWWVKSGRFFSLAENIPG, encoded by the coding sequence ATGACGGCTAAGGTCACGGCCTTCGCCCCGGCGAAAATCAATCTGACATTGCATGTGACCGGACAACGCACCGACGGCTATCACCTGCTCGATTCTCTGGTGGCGTTTGCGGATATTGGCGACGAGATCGAAGCGTGCGCCGCACCCAATATGTCGCTGTTTGTGTCAGGCCCGATGTCCGAGGGCGTTCCTTCAGACAGTCGAAATCTCATGCTCAAGGCGGCAAAGCTATTTGATCCCTCGGGCACGGCAGCCCTGTCTTTGACAAAACACCTGCCAGCGGCCTCCGGTATCGGAGGGGGATCGTCCGACGCGGCCGCCACCCTACGTGCCTTGGCGGAACTCTGGGATCTGCCGCTGCCGCGAACCGAAGATGTTCTCCCTTTGGGCGCAGATCTTCCGGTCTGTCTCTGCCCGTCGCCCCAACGCATGTCCGGAATTGGCGAAAAGCTAGAACGCCTCCCATCGTTGCCAGCTTGCGAGATTTTGCTGGTCAATCCGGGTATCGAGGTGGCAACCCCTAGCATTTTCAAGACTCTAACATCTCGCGACAATGCGCCAATGCCGGACGTCCTGCCCAACTGGCGGTCTGCCGAGGATCTGGCGGCTTGGCTTCACACACAACGCAATGACCTAGAACCACCGGCCTGCGGTCTCGCCCACGAGATATCCGATGCCTTGAGCGCCCTTGAGGCAACCAACCCGCTGATCGCGCGCATGTCCGGATCCGGCGCGACCTGTTTCGCGCTCTTTCCCGCAAACAGCGCCAAAACAGATACCGCTCTTGATGCCATCCAACAAGCCCACCCCAATTGGTGGGTCAAATCAGGCAGGTTCTTTTCTCTTGCCGAAAATATCCCGGGGTGA
- a CDS encoding tetratricopeptide repeat protein encodes MRFTLLKSFVIATSLLVTSVPASAQGLAGNYLAGRAAASSYDYEAASLYYTRLLVANPSDPFLLESLVLANLSLGNMDKAIPIARRLDAIDDVSSQLANMALIADLSARGRFDEVMTRIQAEEGIGPLVDGLILAWAALGDGDMNATVAGFDAVAQEPGLAGFALYHKALAMASVGDFAGAEDIYSSEGALGMQLTRRGAMAQIEILSQLDRNDDGLEILDALFGKDLDPQLRQVRADLADGKRLPFTHVRSASEGIAEVFYSLADALRGEADPDYALLYTRTAEFLRPDHVDALLLSAELLEDLEQYELATQAYRSVPADHISFHAAELGRAEALRHSGRIDAAIEVLEQLARTHGDLPIVHNTLGDVFRQQQDYARAAQAYDKALSMMTDPSDGKWFTLYARGITNERLGDWPAAEADFRAALELNPDQPQVLNYLGYSLVEKRIKLDEALGMIERAVEARPDSGYIVDSLGWVLYRLGRFDEAVDPMERAAALMPVDPIVNDHLGDVYWKVGRKTEARFQWHRALSFIDEDSAPEADPDRIRQKLDVGLDAVLEAEGNDPVQVANDG; translated from the coding sequence GTGCGTTTCACCCTGCTAAAGTCATTTGTCATCGCGACCAGCCTATTGGTCACTTCGGTTCCGGCCTCAGCCCAAGGGCTTGCCGGCAACTATCTCGCAGGGCGCGCGGCGGCCAGCAGCTATGATTACGAGGCTGCGTCGCTCTATTACACGCGGCTTTTGGTCGCCAATCCAAGCGACCCTTTCCTGCTGGAAAGTCTGGTTCTGGCAAATCTGTCTTTGGGCAATATGGATAAAGCCATTCCGATCGCGCGTCGTTTAGATGCGATCGATGATGTGTCCAGCCAACTGGCCAATATGGCGTTGATTGCGGACCTCAGTGCGCGTGGCCGTTTTGATGAGGTCATGACACGTATTCAGGCCGAAGAGGGCATTGGCCCCTTGGTCGACGGGCTGATCCTGGCTTGGGCCGCATTGGGGGATGGCGATATGAACGCCACCGTGGCGGGCTTTGATGCTGTGGCTCAGGAACCGGGCCTCGCGGGGTTTGCGCTCTATCACAAAGCGCTGGCGATGGCCTCTGTGGGCGATTTCGCTGGGGCCGAGGATATTTATTCCTCCGAAGGTGCGCTGGGCATGCAACTGACCCGTCGCGGGGCCATGGCGCAGATCGAGATCCTCAGCCAGCTTGATCGCAATGACGACGGCCTCGAAATTCTGGACGCGCTTTTTGGTAAAGATCTGGATCCCCAGCTGCGCCAAGTGCGCGCGGATCTGGCCGATGGAAAACGCCTGCCTTTCACCCATGTGCGCAGCGCGAGCGAGGGTATTGCCGAAGTCTTCTATTCCCTCGCCGATGCGCTGCGAGGCGAAGCGGATCCCGACTATGCCTTGCTTTACACCCGCACTGCAGAGTTCCTGCGCCCCGATCACGTGGATGCGCTGTTGCTGTCTGCGGAACTTTTGGAAGACCTAGAGCAATATGAACTCGCGACGCAGGCCTACCGGTCTGTCCCGGCCGATCATATCTCTTTCCATGCCGCAGAACTTGGCCGCGCAGAGGCTTTGCGTCACAGCGGCCGCATCGACGCCGCCATCGAGGTTCTGGAACAGCTCGCCCGCACCCACGGAGACCTGCCAATCGTTCACAACACATTGGGGGATGTCTTCCGTCAGCAACAGGACTACGCACGGGCGGCTCAGGCCTATGACAAGGCGCTGTCGATGATGACGGATCCAAGCGATGGCAAGTGGTTCACACTCTATGCGCGCGGAATCACCAATGAACGACTGGGCGACTGGCCCGCCGCCGAAGCGGATTTCCGTGCGGCGTTGGAGCTCAATCCGGACCAACCGCAGGTGCTGAACTACCTTGGGTATTCCCTGGTCGAAAAACGCATCAAGCTGGATGAAGCGCTTGGCATGATCGAACGCGCCGTCGAAGCGCGCCCTGACTCAGGCTACATCGTCGACAGCCTTGGCTGGGTGCTCTATCGCCTTGGCCGTTTTGACGAGGCCGTAGATCCAATGGAACGCGCCGCCGCTCTGATGCCAGTCGATCCGATTGTGAATGACCACCTAGGCGACGTCTATTGGAAGGTGGGCCGCAAAACCGAAGCCCGTTTCCAATGGCATCGCGCTCTGTCCTTTATCGATGAAGACAGCGCGCCCGAAGCCGATCCTGACCGCATTCGCCAGAAGCTGGATGTGGGATTGGACGCAGTTCTGGAAGCTGAGGGCAACGACCCGGTTCAGGTGGCCAATGACGGCTAA
- a CDS encoding pyridoxamine 5'-phosphate oxidase family protein, with amino-acid sequence MQAISSISDLEALYDAVNPLSIEKVARQLTPLYQQWINASRFVVLSTVGPEGTDASPRGDVDPVVHIADPGTIMMPDWRGNNRLDSLKNIVRDERVSLMFMVPGCSNVVRVNGTAIVTADETLCARFEKKNILPRSVIVMKVGEAYFQCAKALMRSRLWAGEDESDKTPSAGDFLREVKEDFDAEGYDKSYPEYAQSRLW; translated from the coding sequence ATGCAGGCTATTTCCTCGATTTCCGATCTCGAAGCCCTTTATGACGCGGTGAACCCGCTTTCCATCGAGAAAGTCGCACGCCAGTTGACGCCCTTGTACCAGCAATGGATCAATGCCTCGCGTTTCGTGGTGCTGTCCACGGTCGGACCAGAAGGCACGGATGCCAGCCCACGCGGGGACGTGGATCCCGTGGTGCATATCGCAGACCCCGGCACAATCATGATGCCTGACTGGCGCGGGAACAATCGGCTGGATTCGCTGAAGAACATCGTGCGGGACGAGCGCGTCAGCCTCATGTTCATGGTGCCCGGCTGCTCCAATGTTGTACGCGTCAATGGCACAGCCATCGTGACAGCCGATGAAACGCTTTGCGCGCGGTTTGAAAAGAAGAACATCTTGCCCCGCTCGGTCATCGTGATGAAGGTCGGCGAGGCCTATTTCCAATGCGCCAAAGCGTTGATGCGTTCCCGGCTTTGGGCAGGTGAAGACGAGAGCGACAAGACCCCAAGCGCCGGGGATTTCCTGCGCGAAGTCAAAGAGGATTTTGACGCCGAAGGCTATGACAAAAGCTATCCAGAGTACGCGCAATCGCGGCTTTGGTAG